The Euleptes europaea isolate rEulEur1 chromosome 19, rEulEur1.hap1, whole genome shotgun sequence genome includes a window with the following:
- the C19H1orf50 gene encoding uncharacterized protein C1orf50 homolog: protein MAVNGESQCDVGAAGGGSPSGPSLVERGGVGGFQLTPVARKADPSDLVALAEEVQKADDFVRANACNRLTVIAEQIRYLQEQARKVLQEATRDTDLHHVACNFVKRPGNVYYLYRRASGQRYFSIISPKEWGPSCPSEFLGAYKLQPDLSWTPSDDIKKREAELNVLEKLLSQQAPLPPCSEPNFQGLTA from the exons ATGGCGGTCAACGGGGAGTCCCAGTGTGACGTCGGCGCTGCCGGCGGAGGTTCTCCTTCGGGTCCGTCTCTGGTTGAACGTGGCGGCGTCGGGGGTTTCCAGCTGACGCCCGTCGCGCGGAAGGCGGATCCCTCGGACCTGGTGGCGCTGGCTGAGGAAGTGCAGAAG GCGGATGATTTCGTCCGAGCGAACGCCTGCAACAGATTGACTGTCATAGCGGAACAAATCCGCTACCTGCAGGAACAGGCCCGGAAG GTTTTACAGGAGGCGACCAGAGACACAGACTTGCATCACGTTGCCTGCAACTTTGTGAAGAGGCCCGGAAATGTCTACTACTTGTACCGACGGGCAAGCGGTCAGAGATATTTCTCCATCATATCGCCTAAG GAATGGGGCCCCAGCTGCCCCAGCGAGTTCCTTGGGGCCTACAAACTGCAGCCCGACTTGTCCTGGACCCCTTCGGACGACATCAAGAAGCGGGAGGCTGAGCTGAACGTCCTGGAGAAGCTGCTGAGCCAGCAGGCCCCTCTCCCGCCGTGCAGCGAGCCGAACTTCCAGGGCCTGACCGCGTGA